The Plasmodium vivax chromosome 12, whole genome shotgun sequence genomic interval AAGCGAACCACAACGAACTGTGCAGCGAGGTCGCCACGCACAAGTCAAACGGTGCCGCTCACCACTCTGGAAGTGTCCCCCACAGAGATCATTTCGTGCGTCAAGAAGGAGAGGAGAACGTCACCCTGTTTGCCATCTGGTCGGTGCTCCGCTTGCACGAGTTGCACGTGGAGTATCATataagaagaggaggagtgGGGCCCTCCAACGGCACGGGTGGTGCAGCGGAGGTGTCGACTGAGCTGGGGGGCAGTTTCCCCAAAGGTGggacccccccaaatgataACCAGGCAAGTGGTACCCCCCCGAGTGATAACCCCTCTTGTGGTGCCCCCCCGAGCTGCTTCACCCCCCCCAGCGGAGTGGACTCCTTTTTCGAGCCCTACCTCCCGCAGCTGGGAGGAAGGATCACCCCTTCAGACGAAAGAACATCACTCACGCTAATCATGCGGGATGTTGTTAAGCACGTCGAGGAGAACTGGAAGGCCATCGCGTCGGTCCATCTGCATCTGAACGAGCCCCTGAGCGCAGCTCCGATGCGAATGGCAGATGTGCTGAGGCTAATCCGGAATTACGCGAAGGTGGGTCCCTACCTGAGCAGGttaccaaacgggggagggggcgaaGGGGGAACGGACAAGCGGCCACCGGAAGGGGGCCCAGACGATCTGGGCAGAGAAGATCTGGGCAGAGAAGATCTGGGCGGAGAAGTTCTGAGCGGAGATGATCGGCTAGCGGAATGGCACCGCGCAACCGGGGAGCACCCGCTCATCCTTCgcttaaaagaaaaaatagagcaACTCGCtgaggagaaggaggcgACGAACAAGCTGCTGCGCGAAGCCGTGGAGGACAAAGAGAGGTACTCCCAGTTGTGTGCCGCCCTTCAGCAGGGGAGGAAGCCcgcggaggaggggggaccccacaaggaaaaaatcgaCTCGTGCATCAGCAGAATTGACGAGCTGCACGCGGAGATAGAGGCGCTCAAGCAGCAGGGGGGCGGTGAGCGTGGTggtgttggcggtggtgttggcggtggtgttggcggtggtgATGGGGAACGCGGTGGTGGTGGCGATGGCGATGGCGGTGGCGATGGCGGTGGCGATGGCGGTGGCGACGGTGATGCAGATGACGATGGTGATTGCGATGACGCCCGTGCCAAGCGCCCCGCTGCGCCCAGCCGAGCGAGCAAAAGAAAGACAGCCGCGACGAGCAGCACTCTCCAAGGGGGCCAAGTGGACGCAATCTACAACGCCATAATCATCCTGAGGAACAGCATCACCCATCTCGTAACCTACGTGCACAAAAAGATTTGGGGCAACGCGAGGATCAGCCTCAACCACATCAGGCAGCTCTACACACACGTAGTCAACGTCCTGCTGGACCTTCCCAAAGAGTTAGGCCTCGCCGTCGTCTTCGTTCGTAAGAGGGAAATCAATTTTGATgtctacataaaaaaagggggtctCAGTTtggaagcggcgggggggTGGCTCCCCATGGAGAAGCGATTCCCCTCGCGCGATTCTCTGCTCGCTCTGCCCGACGCCTCCCAATCAGACGGCAGTTCGCTGGAGGGAGCGGTGTCACcggggagaaggaaaaaaaaaaaaaaaaaaaaaaaaaaaatgaccaccCCGCAAATGCTCACGAGGAACGAGGCAAACGTGGTGAACGCTACGAACGAGCTGAGCGAGCGCCACTCGGGAGACGAAGCGGCGGTCGCGgcatcacaaaaaaaaaggaaaggaggaaaaaaaaaagtcgtgCAAGGAGCCCACTGCCTGGTGAATCTCGCGGACGTCTCCGACCAGGTTATCCGGCGAGGCGCTCtgcgtcttcccccctcgcagcGCACACGCGTACGCGTACGCACCCTCATACGCACATTCAAACACTTGCGTGCTAACCACAACACTGTAGCCCCCTCCACGTGCACTCTTCTCTCCCTTTGACCTTTCGCAGGACTCCTCGAGCGACGTCTCTCTGTTCTTCGATTTGTAGGGGGCGGGGGTGGAGAGCCAACCGAGGGAGTGGCGGCTCACGTTGGGCGCCACAACACACGCAAGGCGCTACAGCGGGTTGCCGCGCGGCTTCCCTCTCCACACAGCTGCTAGACGCACCCAGAACTCCTGCCACTTTGCAAGCTGCCCCATCAAACAAGGAGACTGTGCCAAGAGCTGTCGCCCTAAGGGGGACACACCCGGAGCTACCGCCCTGCCACCAAGGGGTGAGCACTCCTTTGGGGGAACTCCCCTGAGCGCTCTCCCCGCATGGCTGTCCCTTTCTCCCTCCCTCTCTctacttctccccccctggaaaattaaaaaattaaaaaattaaaaaattaaaaaattaaaaaattaaaaaattaaaaaattaaaaactttaaaacattaaaacTTTAAAACTTTAAAACTTTAAAACTTTAAAACTTTAAAACTTTAAAACTTTCAAGCTCGAAGCGACCTAATTGTAAAAGGCGCTGCGACTCAGCCGGGCACCTCTGCCGAAAGAGGTCGCCCCCCGCATCGTCCGGTAGTCACGTCTTCCACTGGGTAGGTGACGCCCGCCCGCGGGGCCAGCTGTGCTGACTTCTGTGCTGACTTGGTAACCCCCCTCGAGGGTGCCCTTCTTCCACTTACCCTCCCAGCTTAAGGCACTCTTGTTGATCGGGTGGGAGTGAAAGTTAGCGTGCAGGACTCTCCTTCCACTGTCCTTCCCGTCTCCTCCAAGCATCCCTAGGTTCCTCTCAGCGGCACCCTTATCATTCTCGTTTGGCTTGTTAATCTCCCTCACATACGCAGCGAAAGGCGTTTTAATGATGCTCTTGCatctgttttgtttttccaaagTGGTGTAGCGATGGCCTGCTGCTCCTTTCCCGTGACTTATGGGTTCGAACCTACAACTGGTAAGtccctctccctttttcttgttttgGAGTTTCTCGCTTGGGTGCCCCCCTTGGTATGGGAAGCGCTGCGCGGGTGCCGTCCGCGCGTCTTCGGGGAGGTTCCTCGGGCGCTCGGCTCCTGCGCTTTGGCCAGCAATGCGGTTAGCAGTGTGGCCAGCGGTGTGGCTAGCAGTAACGCTGTGCATTGGGTTCACAGCGACGCTGCGCATCTGGCTGACTACGTCGCTGCGCATCTGGCTAACCACGTCCTGGTACACGTGGTCCACCCCGTCGCGCCAGGCGTCACCCCCAGGCACGCCGCTAACAGCTCCGTTGACCGCTCGCTTGAGCGCCCCCCTCGAGGGcatctcctcctcctcgttctCCGAAGCAAATTCATCGTAATAAAAGCTGCAGGGGAAGTTCTTAATACACTCAGTTAGCGAAAGGTACCTCTTTATTTGCTCGATGTAAGTCGCGTTGATGTGTGTGTACGTGCAGATGATTTGATTTAACGCCCCGATCTTATTTCCgaagtaatttattttgtttataagcttttgcttcttcccgtcttcctcctctttgctGAAGATGGGATTGGGGTGACTGCCTTCCTCGTGGTGCACTTGGGCAGGGGGGGGATGCGTGTGGTCCTCTCCCTGCGAGCTCTCCTTCGTGTAACCCGTTCCGTGGTGGGCGCGGCGCCTGCCTCTCCTGCCGCAGCGCCCTCCCCGGCCCCGGCGGGCGCTGTCATCACTGCTGCGCGCGCTCCCGCTGCGGTCGCTCCCCGTTCCGCTCGCAACTACGTCTCCGTTTGCGGCTCCCCCTCCGCCTGCaacaccgcttcccccgcccGTAACTCCGCCTCCACCCCCcattccgcttccccccccggcgCAACTTATATAGTCAAGGTAAAAGACGCAGGTCTCCACCTCGAACGAGTAGTCCTGCCTCATATGCTCGTAATATAAAATCTTCTTCAAGTAGCTCCTGTAGCTACACAGAATCTTAATGACAGTGAGCTTGTCGTTGCTATTTAAATAGCAAAAATtctcgttcattttttttataatgtggATGttatgcatttcttttttttcctcttcggtGAGGAACTCATTTTTGGTGAAGGCCTGGTCGTCCTGGGTGCCCACCACGGACTGCTCCTTACTGCTGACGTACTTGTTCTGGTAATCTTCGTTGGGCGTTTCTTGCGTCTCTTCTGGCTCATCGGTGGGGCAGTCTCCTCCGTTCGCTGCCTTCCGTTTCGACTTCGTTCGCGTGAGGGGCCCCCGCCGCGCAGGGCCTCCCCCGGGGGAGCCTTCCCCCCGCGCGTTGGGCGAAGCCTGGCCAGCCGCGCCCCGTCCAATCGCGCCACTCCCAATTACACCCCTTCCAACCATCGCGTCTACCTTGTGATCAGTACCCCTTTCGGCGGTGCCCCTCTCCTCGCTGCAAAACCCGCAGGATCTGTTCTTCGAGACGGGCGAGCGGGGCGACAGGTAGCACTCGGGGCTGcctttctgcttctcctcctttttatgGGCGCCGCACTTTGCGTCGTCCCCGCGTCGATCATCCTCATCACCTCCGACGATACTCCTACCGTTCCTGatgctcctcccccccctatCGCACCTCGAACCCCTAACGCTTCTGCCACTCCTACCGCCATCCAAATACAGATTCACCCCCCTCTCTCTCTTGCCATCCAGGATCTGCTCCCCCTTGTCCTCCACCCCCCTCTCCTCCTCTGCAGCGCGCCTGTTACCCCACCGGCCCATGCCCCTACTGCTGTGCGCCTGGTATGGGCTCTGTCTCAAGCTCGCCTTCCTTAGGACGTATTCAGACACcaccttccccctttggtgcaATTTCTTCTGGCCACCCACGCCCTTGGAAGGGGCGGCCGTCTCGtcgctccccccgctgctacTCCCGCTCGCACTGCCGCTTTCGCTCACGCCGAACGCCCCGTTGGTCTTCCGCCTCTTCATGGCGCCGCAATGGGGGGGCGCTCCCTCGTCGTGGCTGTTCCTCTTGGGCGCCATCCCCTTTTCAGTTCTGTTCCCCCTCGCCTGGTAGATTTCCGTGTGGGTGGTGGTCGCGCCGTCGTCTGCCCCGTTTGTCGGCGGTTCATTTGTTGCTGGCTCGATTGTAGGCAGATCGTTTGTGGGAAGATCATCCGTTGGCTGCTCACCCGTTGGCTGCTCATTTGttggctgctccccctccagCGGCACCCCGTTCGAGCTCTCCTCGCACGTGCTCTCCTCCGGGTCAATCACGATGAGTTCCTTCTCGTCCAGCGAGTGGTGGCTCCTGTCTGCGGCAAGATATTCGGGCGTCGCTCGCCCCCTCTTCTGCACCCCCAAAATGGATTCGTCCACCGTCCGCCTGCTCCTCCCCAACTGGTGCTCATTTTTCGTCTCCAGGAAGGTGTCCAGCGCCTTGTTCATTTGAGACTGGGACAGCGACTGGGAGAGCGATTGGGAGAGCGATTGGGACAGCGATTGGGATATAGAATGAATCTGCCCGCGTGTGTGATGCAACCCACGCGAGTGATGCAACCCGCGCGAGTGAATCTGCCCGCGTATGTGATGCAACCCGCGCGACCGCGAGTGTGGCCCCCCCCGCATGGCGCCCAGAAAGGGGACCTCCCCCCTGTTGCTATAGACGAGGCCACTCGCACCGCTGTGCACCCTAAAGATGGAGCAGCTCCTCCTGTTGCTCAAGTTACACCTCCTGGTCTTTCTAGAGGGGTCCTGCAAGTAACTCCTCCCCCCGTTCGGAAAACTCTGGCTAGCCATGCTTGTCACTTTGCTAGAGTAGCCATCCGTCACGTTGCCACAGTAGCCATCCATCACTTTGCTAGAGTAGCCATCCATCACGTTGCCACAGTAACTATCCGccattttgattttctcccccctgttgAGATGAACCGAGTTGGAGACGCTTCCtatcatttcattttttgtgcaaCTCCTCGTGGAGTACCTCAGGAACGTCTTTGCGCCTCCTTTTGGGATGGCTCTAGAAGGAGGTCTTGGCggtgccccctttttactACTGTCTTGGTCACTCGTGGTGCTGTCGTTTATGAGTATGTGGTCGTGCGCGACGTCCCCTGCGTCTGCCGTGTGGGCGCTTGGCGGGGGGTTCCTCGTGAAGGGCGGGTCCTCCAGGATGACGCTGCCGTCGTGCGGGTTGTTCGTTTGGGAGGTCCCGTCGGTCTGGCTACTGTTTCTGGTGTGGCTACTGCGGCTACGGTCGCTCGGGGGGCTGGCCTCGCTggagtcccccccctcgACGGTGTCGCTCGTGTCGACCGAGTCGACGGCATCGACTGCGTCGTTCGCCCCGTTCGTCGAGTTGGCCCCATTCATCGAGTTGGCCCCATTCATCGAGTTGGCCCCGTTCGTCGAGTTGACCTCGTTCGTCGAGTTGACCTCATTTGTCGGGTTCGTCCACTTCTTCTCGCTCCCCTCGCTCGCCCACTTCTCCTTGttcgcctctcccccctgtgtCTGCCCCGCGACCGCGCGCGCGGCCGACCGGAAGGTGTAGAAGGACTTGACGAAGGAGCATATGACGAGCTCGTCGGGGTAGGCCAAGTCGCGCCTCTTGAttatcttcttcttcacctcctcaATGAGAGACACCTTGGACGGAATGATATTCTGCATGCTCACCAATttgctattaaaaaaaatcttctgGAAACTCTCCTGGTCCTGTTTCACAAAACTCATATACAAATTGCAGATGCACTCATCATTTCGTTTGCAAAAGAAAAGTTGCGAGCTGTACTTGTGGATTTTGTTCTTATCTGCAATGATCCTCACAAGAAGGGAGATCAAATAGGCACACGAGCGGATGTGTTTTATGTGCTTAAAGAAATCCACAAACTGCGTGATCTTCATTCCGAAGACGAAGGAGTAATCATTTACGTCGTAATGGAGTTTGTTCAAATCGATTCTAAAGTAGTTGTCATTTTGCAGAAATTTATAAACCTCTTCATTTGTAATTGCGTAGCTGCATGTCTCCTTCACTCTATAGGAGTGATTTATGTTCAGTTTAATATTGTACCTGTCGATCATAAAAAAGATGAGCGTGTCGAACGTGTCCTTCAGCACCTCCTTCACGTTGGACACTCTGTTTCCTTTCACCTTCAGGCTGTGCAGGGTGTTGCCTTTCCGTAGGATTGGGGCGTTGTCTTCTTCGCCGTCTTCGTTTTCTCCTCCGTCTTCCGCTCCTTCCGCTCCTTCCGCTCCTTCCGCGCCCCCCCCTCGCCGCCTCACAAATCGACTcgattcccccccttcgacTTCCCTACCTCCCCCCAAACGCATCGACCCCCCCGTTTCACCCCCGTTCAGCACGAACCACACCAGCACGCACCCTTGGTAGCTGTTCTTGCTTATCTTCGTGAACGTGAAGTTGCAATTCTTTATGTCGAAGTGGTTGTAGCGGAACACGTCCAGCAGCTCGTCGTACAGGGTCAGCACGTTCATGTCGAACAGGCTGTACGCGGGGGTTCTTTCGGGGGGCTGGCGCGCCTCCTTCTCCGCGCCGCTCTCTGCGCCCAtctctgcatttttttgcgcgtttttttgCGTCTCCCTTTCCGCGCTCTTCGTTACCCCCTCTGCGGCCGGACGCCCCCTCCGCCCCTCTCTACACTTCACCGCCTTGTGGTACTTGCTCACCGACACGTCATAGCTGCTGCTCGTCCGCAGGCATTCCCGAATGGCTTCATACGACAGGGAGTCCCCCGGCTGATCCATGCTGCGTCTCGATGGCAGAGCAGGAAAGCGCACCCCGCACCCAGGTGGTGAGGCAGTTTAAGTGTGGAAGCAGTTTAAGTGGTGATCCGTCCAGGTGGAGAAGCAGTTTAAGTGGTGATCTGCCCAGGTGGTGAATCTGCCCGGGTGGCGAATCTGTCCAAGTGGCGAAATCATCCAAATGGAGAAGCTGCCTAAGTGGTGGAGCTGCCCAAGTGGTGGAGCTGCCCAAGTGGTGGAGCTGCCCAAGTGGTGAAGCTGCCCAAGTGGAGAAGTCATCCGAGTGACCATGTGCTCCCCTTTACGGCAAAACGTACCGCTCGcccgaattttttttttccgtgcaCAGATTTTGGcttattttttgcacatgCGCGTAAGCAGACAAGTGCGGGGTCGAGGGGCGATGCATTTTTCGAGGAAAAACGTGTGCAGCTCGGGAGCGCCGTGCAAAGGGGCGCTCGCGGAAAAAAGGCGTACACAAAGGGACGCGCAGGGGGATGCACAGAAGGATACAGAGCGATGCGCAGGGGAATACACAGCGAGACGTGCAGGGGAATACTCAGAGGAATGCACAGAGGAATACACAGCGAGACGCGCAGGGGAATACTCAGAGGAGTACCCCAAAACGCACACACAACGTACACATGCAGCGCGCAGACAACATATCGGGCCGCGAAAAAAGCTCACCGGGGGAAATCACAACAAATGCGGagaaaagtgggaaaaatgcctgaacaggcaaggcaaaaaaaaaaaaaaaaaaaaaacataaaaaaaaaaaatacacacacatgagcACACAAATGAACACACAATTGAACACACAAACATGCAAACATAAAACATACAAACATGAAAACACACAAACATGCAAATATGAAAACATGAAAACATAGAAACATAGAAATATAAacacaaacacacacatacaaACACATACGCACGTAAAAACCATCACAGCAGAGTCACATTTTTCTGGCAGCGCAGATCAGCCACACGTATGCAAACAAAGGGTTGAACAGTTGCAAACGACGTGCACGCGGGGAAGGCCTACTCCACCAACGGCAAATAGTGGTGTAGAAGTAGCTCAGTTCTTCATAAGAAGTGtgtgaagttttttttttccgtattTAGCCTCTTTCGCGTTGGGGCAGGTTTGACAGCTTTAAAGTTTCGCTCCTGTCGCTCACGTCGCTCATGTCACGCATGTAGTTCACATCGCTCAAATCACTCGTGCCGCTTACGTTGGTTTGCCGCTACGGCCAGATCTGCCACATCGCTGCGTTGTTTTGCTTGTTGCTTTATTTCGctctgtttttatttttacacgtGTTGCACACGCTGCTGCCGCGAAATGGCGCATGCTCCAATTTTGCagtaacgcaaaaaaaatggcaaattggTGTAAGGTGCAATTCTCATTAGCTTAATTCTTTTGTTCACCGCTTGGCCGTTTTGTCGCTCCGCCTTGTTGGCATG includes:
- a CDS encoding hypothetical protein, conserved (encoded by transcript PVX_116590A); the protein is MDQPGDSLSYEAIRECLRTSSSYDVSVSKYHKAVKCREGRRGRPAAEGVTKSAERETQKNAQKNAEMGAESGAEKEARQPPERTPAYSLFDMNVLTLYDELLDVFRYNHFDIKNCNFTFTKISKNSYQGCVLVWFVLNGGETGGSMRLGGGREVEGGESSRFVRRRGGGAEGAEGAEGAEDGGENEDGEEDNAPILRKGNTLHSLKVKGNRVSNVKEVLKDTFDTLIFFMIDRYNIKLNINHSYRVKETCSYAITNEEVYKFLQNDNYFRIDLNKLHYDVNDYSFVFGMKITQFVDFFKHIKHIRSCAYLISLLVRIIADKNKIHKYSSQLFFCKRNDECICNLYMSFVKQDQESFQKIFFNSKLVSMQNIIPSKVSLIEEVKKKIIKRRDLAYPDELVICSFVKSFYTFRSAARAVAGQTQGGEANKEKWASEGSEKKWTNPTNEVNSTNEVNSTNGANSMNGANSMNGANSTNGANDAVDAVDSVDTSDTVEGGDSSEASPPSDRSRSSHTRNSSQTDGTSQTNNPHDGSVILEDPPFTRNPPPSAHTADAGDVAHDHILINDSTTSDQDSSKKGAPPRPPSRAIPKGGAKTFLRYSTRSCTKNEMIGSVSNSVHLNRGEKIKMADSYCGNVMDGYSSKVMDGYCGNVTDGYSSKVTSMASQSFPNGGRSYLQDPSRKTRRCNLSNRRSCSIFRVHSGASGLVYSNRGEVPFLGAMRGGPHSRSRGLHHIRGQIHSRGLHHSRGLHHTRGQIHSISQSLSQSLSQSLSQSLSQSQMNKALDTFLETKNEHQLGRSRRTVDESILGVQKRGRATPEYLAADRSHHSLDEKELIVIDPEESTCEESSNGVPLEGEQPTNEQPTGEQPTDDLPTNDLPTIEPATNEPPTNGADDGATTTHTEIYQARGNRTEKGMAPKRNSHDEGAPPHCGAMKRRKTNGAFGVSESGSASGSSSGGSDETAAPSKGVGGQKKLHQRGKVVSEYVLRKASLRQSPYQAHSSRGMGRWGNRRAAEEERGVEDKGEQILDGKRERGVNLYLDGGRSGRSVRGSRCDRGGRSIRNGRSIVGGDEDDRRGDDAKCGAHKKEEKQKGSPECYLSPRSPVSKNRSCGFCSEERGTAERGTDHKVDAMVGRGVIGSGAIGRGAAGQASPNARGEGSPGGGPARRGPLTRTKSKRKAANGGDCPTDEPEETQETPNEDYQNKYVSSKEQSVVGTQDDQAFTKNEFLTEEEKKEMHNIHIIKKMNENFCYLNSNDKLTVIKILCSYRSYLKKILYYEHMRQDYSFEVETCVFYLDYISCAGGGSGMGGGGGVTGGGSGVAGGGGAANGDVVASGTGSDRSGSARSSDDSARRGRGGRCGRRGRRRAHHGTGYTKESSQGEDHTHPPPAQVHHEEGSHPNPIFSKEEEDGKKQKLINKINYFGNKIGALNQIICTYTHINATYIEQIKRYLSLTECIKNFPCSFYYDEFASENEEEEMPSRGALKRAVNGAVSGVPGGDAWRDGVDHVYQDVVSQMRSDVVSQMRSVAVNPMHSVTASHTAGHTANRIAGQSAGAERPRNLPEDARTAPAQRFPYQGGHPSEKLQNKKKGEGLTSCRFEPISHGKGAAGHRYTTLEKQNRCKSIIKTPFAAYVREINKPNENDKGAAERNLGMLGGDGKDSGRRVLHANFHSHPINKSALSWEGKWKKGTLEGGYQVSTEVSTAGPAGGRHLPSGRRDYRTMRGATSFGRGARLSRSAFYN